The Corallococcus soli DNA window CGACGGTGTTGAGCGCGCTTCGCCGGTCGTTGTCGCGCTGGAGGTACTGCGCCATCAGGTGCAGGTCGATGCGATCAATGCGCTGGGGCGTGTGGCCGCCCTGGATGTGGACCGCGCCGCGCAGGTCGCCGCCGGCCCGCACGGTGTCGTGCTCCAGCCGGGTGTCCACCCGGGCACTGCCGATACCGAGGCGGGCGAGCATCTTCTTGAAGGACATGGACGGAAGGCTCCGGGTCGGGAAGGGACGGGGGCGGCTCAGGGGCCTTCGTGGCCCCAGGACGGATCATCGCTGGCGAAGCGCTGGACCCAGTCGCGCACGGTGAGGCCCGCGCCGTTCGCGGCGTCCGGGCGGCCCAGGAGCACGTGGGGGTTGCCGGGCAGGTAGAAGGTCTTCACGTTCGGGGCCGCCGAGGCGCGGACCGCCTCCAGGCTGGACTGCACCTGGGGGCCGTCGAGTCCAAAATAGAGGGAGATGGTGCCGTCCTGCAGGTACCCGAGCATCCCGTATCGCCGGGGGGCGGTCAGCAGGTTCGCGGAGGCGCCCAGCACCGCCGACAGGCGCGTGTCGCAGCCGGTGCACCCGGGCGGGAACTCCACGCCCCAGTTCGCGCGCATCGTGCCGTAGCGGCCATCTCCCAGGGTGTCGATGACGAGCCCCGAATCGTTCAGCACGTCCACCCGCGCCCACGGCAGGGCCTTCTGCACGCGCCAGGCATTGAACGTCGCCCCGTAGCCGCCCGCGCTGATGCCGGTGAGCCAGACGCGGTCGGCGTCGGGGAAGGTCGGCTGGAGCCGCCGGAGGTACGCGTCCATGTTCCGTGCGCCGACATGCTCGAGGTTCTTCGGGCCGAACCAGTCATAGGTCTGGATGCGGGTGCCCGCGTGCAGGTCGCCGGTGCAATAGGGGACGTAGACGAAGCTCGCGTCGCGGAACGGGTTGCGCGGGTCGTCGCGGTTGAAGAGGACCGCGAGGTCCGGCGCGCGGGCCTCGGCCAACACGGGGGCCTCCCCCATCGTGTCGGTGATGTGGGTGGCCGTGCCGAGCGCGCAGGCGGCCGCCTCCCAGCACGCGCCACCGCCCGCGAGGAAGATGAGGACCCGCCTGGAGCGGTCCGTCAGGTTGACGGCCATGCCCGTGGACGTGCCGTTCGCGCAGTGGGCATCGGGGACCGGTACGAACGTCCAGGTCTCCGCAGCCGCGTCGATGGGGGCGCCCGCGTCCACCGTGTAGTCAATGGAGGGGATGTCATACGCCCCCGCGTCCGGTGCACCGGTGCCGCCGCCCCCGGGAGGGTCCGCGCAGGCGGCGAGGAAGAGGAGGCCCAGGAGCGTCAGGGAGCGGGTGTGCATGGCCTTCGCGCATAGCACACGGTGCCGTGGGCCTGCCTTTCTGCCTGCCCTGCATGCGACCCGTGCACCGGAGGACCGGGCGCGGCTTGCGGGCTGGCGGAGCGCGCCACCAGCGTAGGCCTTGAACTCATGACGGGAGGCGCGTGATGGCCCAGGGGACTGGCAGGAAGGTGCGGTACGCGGTGGTGGGTGCGGGCAACCTGACGCAGGTGGCCATCCTCCCGGCGTTCCAGCACGCGGTGGAGAACTCCGAGCTGGTCGCCCTCATCTCCTCCGACCGGACGAAGCGGGACGTGCTCCAGCGCAGGTACGGCGTCACGCACGCGGGGGGCTACGAGAACTTTGAACAGGTGTTGCGCGATTCACGCGCGGACGCCGTGTACATCGTGCTGCCCAACAGTCAGCACCGGACGTTCACGGAGCGGGCCGCGCGGGCAGGCGTCCACGTCCTCGTCGAGAAGCCCATGGCGACGTCGGTGGAGGACTGCGAGGCGATGATCCGCGTCACCAATGACAACGACGTGAAGCTGATGGTCGCCTACCGGCTGCACTTCGAGGAGGCGAACCTCCAGGCCATGGAGCTGGTGCGCTCCGGGAAGCTGGGCAACCCGAGGATGTTCTCCGCGCTGTTGACGCAGCAGATGCGCGAAGGGGATATCCGGGGCAGCGTGGAGCTGGGCGGAGGGGCGCTGCTGGACGAGGGGCCCTATCCCATCAACGCCGCGCGCTACCTGTTCCGCGACGAGCCGCGCGAGGTGTTCGCCTACACGGGCGGAGGGGACGGCCGCTTCCATGGCGTGGACGCGACGGCGTTCGCGCTGATGCGCTTCCCGAATGGAAGGGTGGCCCAGTTCGGCATCAGCCAGGAGGCGTCCGCGGTGTCGAGTTACCGGCTGGTGGGCACGGAAGGAGACCTGCTCGTGCAACACGGCTTCGGGTACGGCACGGACATCGAGCATGTGGTGACCGTGGGCGGCAAGACGGAGACGCGGACGTTCAAGAACAGCGACCAGTTCGCACCGGAGCTGATCTACTTCTCGCGCTGCGTGCTGGAGGACCGGGAGCCAGAGCCGTCCGGCATTGAAGGACTGGCGGACGTGCGTGTCATTGTCGCGTTGCAGGAGTCGGCGCGCACCGGCCAGCCGGTGAAGCTGGCGCCGTTCGAGAAGCCAAAGCGTCCCACGCTGGAGCAGCTCATCGTGAAGCCTCCGGTGGAGCCGCCCGAGCCGGTGAACGCACCGGCACCCGCCGAGGGCTGAGCGTCGCGGGGACATGGTGGCGGACTTCCGTGAGCGGGAAAGGATGGGTGGGGCGTTCGACGCCGCCATCCCGTAAGCTGGTGTCATCTTTGATTCCGATGGTGACGCGTGGCGATCCGGCTTGCCGTTCTGGTCCTGCTTCTAGCTCTTGTCGGTGCGTGCACCACGCCGCGAGGAATACGCCTCGACACAGGTTCCGGGGCGCCAGTAAGGATCCTGCCGCCCAGTTCGAACAAATCGGTGGAGGTGGATGCGGAAGCGTTTGAAGAGGCGCTGACGCAATGGGTGCTGGAGATACCGCTGCCCCTCCGCTCCTCACGCCAGCAGTGGCTGGTACATGCGTCCTATCCCGGTCGCACTCAAGACCTGCGGTGGCAGAACCTGATGCGCAAGAGCTTTGGGGGCATCTGCGGCGCGGGGCAGCGCAGTGGAAACTGTCTTTCACTGCTTGATGATGTCGCAGGTTTAAGTGAGGAGGACAAGCTGGGGGTTGCTCTGGGTTTGTCGCTCGCCCCGCTGAAAGAGAGCATCTCCAAGGCGGTGGAAGACACCCTGGCCCCGCAGCTCTTCTACACGATCATCGCAACGGGGCTCATCACCTGGGCCGTATTGGCGGCCAACCCCGAACCCGTCTTCACGAAGGCCGCAGCGGTAATCTCCGCGCTACTCCTGATCTACCTGGGGGTGGAGACCTTCTTGACCGTGGTGGATGCGAGCCGGGAGCTGAAGCGAGCTTCGGACAGAGCGACCACCTCTGGTGAACTGGGAGAGGCCGGCCGGCTCTTCGCGAATCGAGTGGGGCCTGAGGTGGCACGGGTCTTCGTCCTCGCAGTCACCGTGGTGGTTAGCCATGGCTTGACCGGGGGAGCCACTTCCCTGGCTGGGCAGCTCCAGAAGATGCCCGCTTTCCCAGAAGCATCGCTGGTGGGGGCCTCCCAGGTCGGATTGGAGCTGGTCAACGTGGGGCAGGTTGGCGCGGTGGCAGTCGCCGGCCGCTCCGTCGTCATCTGCCTTCCCTCCACGGCGATTGCCATGGTGGCTCGGAATGCCACATTGGGAAGCTCCACGGTTGGGATCAGATCCTGGGGTTCCTTCAGCGGTCTCAAGCGCGCTTTGGGATCTGCGGAAGAGGGCAAGCAGTGGCACCATGTCGTCGAGCAGACGCCCGGCAACGTCGGTCGATTTGGCCCTGAAAGCATCCACAATTCCGAGAACGTCATTCAGCTTGAGCAAGGTTTGCACAAGCGACTGAGCGGATTCTACTCATCGATTCAACAGGAAATCACCGGTTCAAGGAGCCTGACGGTGAGACAGTGGCTGAGTACGCAATCCTACGGGTCCCAACGTGATTTCGGATTGCAGGCAATCGAGAAGGTCCAGAAGCGGATCTGGGGGGTGTGGAGGTGAGTCTCGATGAACTCGTGGCGGTTTTTGCTCAGAATGTCATGGCCCAGAACGACGCGATCTGGCGTGGAGATGCGAAGACGGGAAACAGGTATGCGAAGAAAGTGAACACCGCCTTCGACAAGTTGACTGCTCAGGGCGACGTCGGACGTGATGCTCTGGCTGCTTTGTTCATGCACCCTCGCATGGATGTTCGCGTCAAGGCGGCAGCCTTTCTCCTCCGGCACCGGACGGAAGAAGCCAAGGCCGTCCTGAAGGAGGCTGCACGAGGACAGGACCTCGTGTCCTTCGCGGCCTCCGAAGCGTTGAAGCGATGGGAGGAGGGGACCTGGGCTTTGGATCCAGAACTGCCTTCAAGTTCCTGAACGGAGGTGGAGCATCAGGAGGGGCGCGAGGCCAGCCCCACTGGCAGGTCCGGCTCCGCGAGCACGGCGTCGAGCACACCGAGGAACTCGGTGTGGAGGCCCTCGGCGGTGCTGGCCTCGAACAGGTCGGTGTTGAACTCCAGGGCCCCCGTGAAGCCGTCGTCCAGCTCCGTCAGGGAGAGCGCCAGCTCGTAGGTGGCCGAGCCCCGGCTGACCACCACGCGCGTCACGGTGAGGCCCGGCAGCTCAAATGGCGCCTCCGGGGTGTTCTGCAATACGAACATCGCCTGGAACACCGGGGAGCGATTCGTGGGCAACTGGGCGCCCAGCGACGCTACGACCAGATCGAGCGGAACCTCCTGGTGTGCGTACGCGCCCAGCGTCTCCTCGCGCACCTGCTGAAGCAACGTGCGGAACCCCGGGCTTCCACGCA harbors:
- a CDS encoding pectin acetylesterase-family hydrolase, with the protein product MHTRSLTLLGLLFLAACADPPGGGGTGAPDAGAYDIPSIDYTVDAGAPIDAAAETWTFVPVPDAHCANGTSTGMAVNLTDRSRRVLIFLAGGGACWEAAACALGTATHITDTMGEAPVLAEARAPDLAVLFNRDDPRNPFRDASFVYVPYCTGDLHAGTRIQTYDWFGPKNLEHVGARNMDAYLRRLQPTFPDADRVWLTGISAGGYGATFNAWRVQKALPWARVDVLNDSGLVIDTLGDGRYGTMRANWGVEFPPGCTGCDTRLSAVLGASANLLTAPRRYGMLGYLQDGTISLYFGLDGPQVQSSLEAVRASAAPNVKTFYLPGNPHVLLGRPDAANGAGLTVRDWVQRFASDDPSWGHEGP
- the sitA5 gene encoding SitA5 family polymorphic toxin, with amino-acid sequence MAIRLAVLVLLLALVGACTTPRGIRLDTGSGAPVRILPPSSNKSVEVDAEAFEEALTQWVLEIPLPLRSSRQQWLVHASYPGRTQDLRWQNLMRKSFGGICGAGQRSGNCLSLLDDVAGLSEEDKLGVALGLSLAPLKESISKAVEDTLAPQLFYTIIATGLITWAVLAANPEPVFTKAAAVISALLLIYLGVETFLTVVDASRELKRASDRATTSGELGEAGRLFANRVGPEVARVFVLAVTVVVSHGLTGGATSLAGQLQKMPAFPEASLVGASQVGLELVNVGQVGAVAVAGRSVVICLPSTAIAMVARNATLGSSTVGIRSWGSFSGLKRALGSAEEGKQWHHVVEQTPGNVGRFGPESIHNSENVIQLEQGLHKRLSGFYSSIQQEITGSRSLTVRQWLSTQSYGSQRDFGLQAIEKVQKRIWGVWR
- a CDS encoding DUF2019 domain-containing protein, translating into MSLDELVAVFAQNVMAQNDAIWRGDAKTGNRYAKKVNTAFDKLTAQGDVGRDALAALFMHPRMDVRVKAAAFLLRHRTEEAKAVLKEAARGQDLVSFAASEALKRWEEGTWALDPELPSSS
- a CDS encoding Gfo/Idh/MocA family protein; its protein translation is MAQGTGRKVRYAVVGAGNLTQVAILPAFQHAVENSELVALISSDRTKRDVLQRRYGVTHAGGYENFEQVLRDSRADAVYIVLPNSQHRTFTERAARAGVHVLVEKPMATSVEDCEAMIRVTNDNDVKLMVAYRLHFEEANLQAMELVRSGKLGNPRMFSALLTQQMREGDIRGSVELGGGALLDEGPYPINAARYLFRDEPREVFAYTGGGDGRFHGVDATAFALMRFPNGRVAQFGISQEASAVSSYRLVGTEGDLLVQHGFGYGTDIEHVVTVGGKTETRTFKNSDQFAPELIYFSRCVLEDREPEPSGIEGLADVRVIVALQESARTGQPVKLAPFEKPKRPTLEQLIVKPPVEPPEPVNAPAPAEG